A genomic segment from Nicotiana tabacum cultivar K326 chromosome 7, ASM71507v2, whole genome shotgun sequence encodes:
- the LOC107788857 gene encoding AAA-ATPase At2g46620-like — translation MWVVNILFLLVLVPCFLFLARFILYRTALIFVLRKWANWVDDRIHVHQYLKVAELNENGQDNQFYRRVSLYVNSLPSVEDSNFTNLFSGKKSTDIILSLDDNQVIEDEFLGARISWVNKVERFNNGVCNRSFLLRIKKKDKRRILPPYFQHIHTVSDDIEQRRRELKLFLNNGPSENPIKGRWRSVPFTHPATLDTIAMDTDLKNKVKSDLDTFTKSQNYYHKMGRAWKRNYLLYGPSGTGKSSFIGAMANFLNYDVYDVDLSRVSDDSDLKLLLLQTTNRSLIVIEDLDRLINEKLITTSFSGLLNFMDGIVNSCCGDEKIMVFTMNSKEHIDPAMLRPGRIDVHIHFPLCDFNSFRSLANNYLGVKEHKLFPQVEEIFQSGATMSPAAIGELMMVNRSSPSRALKSVITALQSNGTEGKIAGRGKRLSDSASSPALPFPSPSPQAEETGGVNWKDSVPVAKEFRKLYGLLRMKSCKKPDSFDQDSEMIER, via the coding sequence ATGTGGGTTGTAAATATACTTTTCCTTTTGGTCTTGGTTCCTTGCTTTTTATTTCTCGCTAGATTTATCCTGTATAGAACAGCTTTGATATTTGTTTTGCGTAAATGGGCAAATTGGGTCGACGACAGAATTCACGTTCATCAGTATCTTAAAGTTGCAGAGCTGAATGAAAATGGACAAGACAATCAGTTTTACCGGAGAGTTTCCCTTTATGTCAATTCTttgccatcagttgaagattcaaacTTCACCAATCTCTTCTCCGGTAAAAAATCTACTGATATTATCTTATCTTTAGACGACAATCAGGTAATTGAAGACGAATTCCTCGGAGCCAGAATTTCCTGGGTAAACAAAGTTGAAAGATTTAATAATGGAGTTTGTAATCGGAGTTTCTTGCTGAGGATTAAGAAGAAAGATAAGCGCAGAATTCTCCCCCCATATTTTCAGCATATTCATACAGTCTCTGACGATATCGAACAGCGAAGAAGAGAattgaaattgttcctaaacaaTGGGCCGTCGGAAAATCCCATAAAGGGACGGTGGAGATCTGTTCCATTTACACATCCTGCGACTTTGGACACCATAGCCATGGACACCGATCtcaaaaataaggtaaaatccGATCTTGATACGTTtaccaaatcccaaaattactaTCACAAAATGGGCCGGGCTTGGAAGCGTAATTACCTCCTGTACGGTCCCTCTGGTACTGGAAAATCAAGCTTCATTGGCGCCATGGCGAATTTCCTGAACTACGATGTTTACGACGTTGATTTGTCTCGGGTTTCCGATGATTCTGATCTCAAACTCCTTTTGCTACAAACCACAAACCGATCCTTAATCGTAATCGAAGATCTCGATCGTTTGATCAACGAGAAATTAATTACCACAAGCTTTTCGGGGTTGCTTAATTTTATGGATGGTATTGTAAATTCATGTTGCGGCGATGAGAAGATTATGGTTTTTACAATGAACAGCAAAGAGCATATTGATCCAGCTATGTTAAGGCCTGGTAGAATTGATGTacacatacacttccctttatGTGATTTTAATTCTTTTAGGTCTTTAGCGAATAATTATTTGGGTGTAAAGGAGCACAAGCTGTTTCCGCAAGTGGAGGAGATTTTCCAGAGCGGCGCAACCATGAGTCCGGCGGCGATCGGCGAGTTGATGATGGTCAACCGGAGCTCCCCGAGCAGGGCTTTGAAGTCCGTCATCACGGCGTTACAGTCTAACGGAACGGAGGGAAAGATCGCGGGGAGGGGAAAACGGTTGAGTGACAGTGCATCGTCACCAGCCCTGCCGTTTCCGTCGCCGTCGCCGCAAGCGGAGGAGACAGGTGGCGTCAACTGGAAGGACTCTGTTCCTGTGGCGAAGGAGTTCCGGAAGTTGTACGGACTgttgaggatgaaaagttgtaaGAAGCCTGATTCGTTCGATCAGGACTCCGAGATGATCGAACGGTGA